One Methanococcus voltae genomic region harbors:
- a CDS encoding sugar phosphate isomerase/epimerase family protein, producing the protein MENSNGESNGCSISKYAKCGLSSLVYIHDNVVSSLEKISQHKFDSWEIVFEGTHAEAECEMDNILNLKHSQMKCQKSLDTVVHAPFTDLNPASLNNKVSKVTLDSIIESIDFASKTNSKVVTVHPGYIPYLWKDYKERVVESNRDLIKKLVEVAETYDVTIGLENMPNFFGVLGTTPEELAELTKGIDSNNLGITFDIGHANTCKELSNLNTEDYVNELNNIGKGIVHTHIHDNDGTDDSHLKLKDGNINLEAVFTNLRDINYNGIYSLECRSMEDAIESRDIISKILKDIN; encoded by the coding sequence ATGGAAAATAGTAATGGCGAATCCAATGGTTGTAGCATAAGCAAATACGCTAAATGTGGATTATCATCTCTCGTATATATACACGATAACGTAGTATCTTCTTTAGAAAAAATAAGCCAACATAAATTCGATTCATGGGAAATCGTTTTTGAAGGTACTCACGCGGAAGCAGAATGTGAAATGGATAATATTTTAAATTTAAAGCATAGTCAAATGAAATGTCAAAAAAGTTTGGACACTGTTGTTCACGCACCTTTTACAGATTTAAACCCTGCTTCACTAAATAATAAAGTTTCAAAAGTTACACTAGATAGTATAATCGAATCAATCGACTTTGCTTCAAAAACGAACTCTAAAGTCGTAACTGTACACCCGGGCTATATTCCATATCTATGGAAAGATTACAAGGAACGAGTAGTTGAAAGCAATAGGGATTTAATAAAAAAATTAGTTGAAGTGGCTGAAACGTACGATGTAACAATCGGTTTAGAAAATATGCCTAATTTTTTCGGAGTTTTGGGGACTACGCCTGAAGAATTGGCAGAACTTACAAAAGGAATCGATTCTAATAATTTAGGTATAACTTTTGATATTGGTCACGCTAACACTTGCAAAGAATTATCGAATTTAAATACTGAAGATTATGTGAATGAATTAAATAATATTGGAAAAGGTATTGTTCACACTCACATCCATGATAATGATGGAACCGACGATTCACACCTTAAACTAAAAGATGGTAATATTAACTTAGAAGCCGTATTTACAAACCTAAGGGACATTAATTATAACGGAATTTATAGTTTAGAATGTAGAAGCATGGAAGACGCAATTGAAAGTAGGGATATAATATCAAAAATTTTAAAAGATATCAATTAA
- a CDS encoding FumA C-terminus/TtdB family hydratase beta subunit yields the protein MQYYLKTPISKEDIKKLNVGDIVYISGNICTGRDEAHITAIEEGKSPVDLKNGVIYHAGPIMRQKNDKNGEWECVAIGPTTSARMNKTEKEFIEITGISAIIGKGGMTDELLDVFKEHSVAYLSAPGGCAALLAESVKKVKSVYKIELGIPEAFWSLEVENFGPLVVSMDSNGQSLYKNVNKDVEKNLKKIKEVKGLI from the coding sequence ATGCAATATTATTTAAAAACTCCAATTTCAAAAGAAGATATTAAAAAATTAAACGTGGGCGATATTGTCTACATATCTGGAAATATCTGCACAGGGAGAGATGAAGCCCATATTACTGCAATAGAAGAGGGAAAATCACCTGTTGATTTAAAAAACGGTGTAATATATCATGCAGGCCCCATAATGAGACAAAAAAACGATAAAAATGGCGAATGGGAATGTGTTGCAATTGGTCCGACCACATCTGCACGTATGAATAAAACCGAAAAAGAGTTTATAGAAATTACAGGCATTTCAGCTATTATTGGTAAAGGGGGCATGACTGATGAATTATTAGACGTTTTTAAAGAACATTCTGTCGCCTACTTATCTGCACCGGGGGGATGTGCAGCCTTACTTGCTGAAAGTGTTAAAAAAGTCAAATCAGTTTATAAAATAGAATTGGGAATTCCTGAAGCATTTTGGAGTTTAGAAGTTGAAAATTTTGGTCCATTAGTTGTTTCAATGGATAGCAATGGTCAGAGTCTATATAAAAATGTAAATAAAGATGTTGAAAAAAATTTAAAAAAAATAAAAGAAGTAAAAGGGTTAATTTAA
- a CDS encoding signal recognition particle protein Srp54, translating to MLDKLGQNISTALNKIKSATLVDKKLIKEVIKDIQKALIQSDVNVKLVLKMSKDIEKKAIEETPPKGLTKKEHIIQIVYNELVQMIGTEPQKLDLDPSKKSIILLVGIQGSGKTTSSAKLARLIQKRGLKPALIAADVYRPAAYKQLQQLSEKINVPLYGDETRTKTPIEIAKDGLNKLKKADVFIIDTAGRHKEESGLLTEMKELKDELNPKEIILVIDGTLGQQAKNQAKAFKDAVEDIGSILVTKLDGSAKGGGALSAVAEINAPIKFIGTGEGVDDLETFDPKKFISRLLGMGDLDSLLEKTDDIVEDANEEDIEAILKGKFTLVELYSQLETISKMGPMKQILSMIPGMGASMPKEAASLTEQKLKRYKILMDSMTEEEKENPELIKTSRMQRIARGAGAKQEEVKELLKYYQTTKNAFSNLKRGKMLKMGGQMGKIMRQIMYKE from the coding sequence ATGCTTGACAAATTAGGTCAAAATATTTCAACTGCACTAAATAAAATAAAAAGTGCAACATTAGTGGATAAAAAATTAATTAAAGAAGTTATAAAGGATATCCAAAAAGCTTTAATCCAATCGGACGTTAATGTTAAGCTTGTTTTAAAAATGAGTAAAGATATCGAAAAGAAAGCAATCGAAGAGACTCCTCCAAAGGGTTTAACAAAAAAGGAACATATCATTCAAATAGTTTACAATGAACTCGTACAAATGATAGGAACTGAACCTCAAAAATTAGATTTGGATCCTTCAAAAAAGTCAATTATCTTATTGGTTGGTATCCAAGGAAGTGGTAAGACCACAAGCTCTGCAAAATTAGCAAGATTAATTCAAAAAAGAGGATTGAAGCCAGCTTTGATTGCAGCGGACGTTTACAGACCTGCAGCATACAAGCAATTGCAACAACTCTCTGAAAAAATAAATGTTCCGCTTTATGGCGATGAAACAAGAACCAAAACTCCTATCGAAATAGCAAAAGATGGTTTAAACAAGTTAAAAAAAGCAGATGTATTTATTATTGATACTGCAGGTAGACATAAGGAAGAATCTGGACTTTTAACTGAAATGAAGGAATTAAAAGACGAATTGAACCCAAAAGAGATTATATTAGTTATCGATGGTACTTTGGGACAACAGGCTAAAAACCAAGCTAAAGCATTTAAGGATGCCGTAGAGGATATAGGCAGTATTTTAGTTACTAAATTGGACGGTTCTGCCAAAGGTGGTGGTGCATTAAGTGCAGTAGCCGAAATAAACGCTCCTATTAAATTTATAGGTACTGGTGAAGGCGTAGATGATTTAGAAACATTTGACCCTAAAAAATTCATATCAAGACTTTTAGGTATGGGTGATTTAGACAGTTTGCTCGAAAAAACCGATGATATCGTAGAAGACGCAAATGAAGAAGATATCGAAGCAATACTTAAGGGTAAGTTTACGTTAGTTGAATTGTATTCGCAATTGGAAACAATTTCCAAAATGGGGCCTATGAAGCAAATTTTAAGTATGATACCAGGAATGGGTGCTTCAATGCCAAAAGAGGCAGCAAGCTTAACTGAGCAAAAATTAAAACGTTATAAAATTTTAATGGATTCCATGACTGAAGAAGAAAAAGAAAACCCTGAATTGATAAAAACCTCTAGAATGCAAAGAATTGCAAGAGGTGCCGGAGCAAAACAAGAGGAAGTTAAGGAATTGTTAAAATACTATCAAACGACCAAAAATGCTTTCTCAAACTTAAAACGTGGTAAGATGCTAAAAATGGGCGGTCAAATGGGTAAAATCATGAGACAAATCATGTACAAAGAATAA
- a CDS encoding UbiX family flavin prenyltransferase — translation MNSKKDVKEIVVCVTGASGAIYAKRLLEELKKDKSVITSLVVSKMGVSTINYELNQEIDDFYKLADNIYNEDDFYAPIASGSHKFDSAVVVPCSMKSVSAVANGYADNLIARVCDICLKEHRKLVLITRETPLNAIHLENMTKLAKLGVVIMPPVPAFYSFPKTVDDIINFTVGRILDNLGINNNLVKRWGDE, via the coding sequence ATGAACTCAAAAAAAGATGTAAAAGAGATTGTAGTATGTGTAACTGGTGCAAGTGGTGCAATTTATGCAAAAAGACTATTGGAAGAATTAAAAAAAGATAAATCGGTAATTACCTCATTAGTAGTTTCAAAAATGGGTGTTTCTACAATAAATTATGAATTGAATCAGGAAATAGACGATTTTTATAAATTAGCAGATAATATATATAATGAAGATGACTTTTATGCACCGATAGCCTCAGGTTCTCATAAGTTTGATTCTGCAGTGGTAGTACCATGCTCTATGAAATCGGTTTCAGCAGTAGCAAATGGTTACGCAGACAATTTAATTGCGCGAGTATGTGACATATGTCTAAAAGAACATAGAAAATTAGTATTGATTACTCGAGAAACGCCTTTAAATGCAATTCATTTGGAAAATATGACTAAATTAGCGAAATTAGGTGTGGTAATAATGCCCCCAGTACCTGCATTTTACAGTTTTCCAAAAACTGTGGACGATATTATAAACTTCACAGTAGGGAGAATATTGGATAATTTGGGAATTAATAATAATTTAGTTAAGCGTTGGGGCGATGAATAA
- the mmp10 gene encoding methyl coenzyme M reductase-arginine methyltransferase Mmp10 (Mmp10 (methanogenesis marker protein 10) is a cobalamin-requiring radical SAM methyltransferase that creates the methylarginine modification to methyl coenzyme M reductase.) yields MANEKRKNDQKNDNLKTQLLIDLKGEPGKNCGGFCKFCYFRKVSFKNPEPLGCNQCTYHIGCDYCTNSIREINGDFIPLPFAIQQIQDSLMFKKYDKINITSGGDTSYYPYLEELCREIASMGLNIHLGYTSGKGIKSLQSAKNMVDYGVDEVTFSVFSTQIELRKEWMNDKTPEISLECLKHFCKNCETHCAIVVVPGVNDGEVLKKTIADLIDWGANAIILMRFANKIENGLIFGNEPLIEGINVQTMDEFRAVVEEMYNLYGNQIRLSGTPVYDPITDTPFAILKDEETVEELRKSIRSEATLITGSVSYTFLSKIFKDTPINVIKVNKDISDLITKKDLETVDLNELKETVLIPSRALVHDRDMEEILKKDGIDRIILRGVDKLTLDGEVSGVYTKEQAIEFEKECFTELIEKVNFFGNPIKNN; encoded by the coding sequence GAAAAAAGAAAAAACGATCAAAAAAATGATAATTTAAAAACACAACTCCTTATTGATTTAAAAGGTGAACCCGGTAAAAATTGCGGGGGCTTCTGTAAATTTTGTTACTTTAGAAAAGTAAGTTTCAAAAATCCAGAACCTTTAGGATGTAATCAGTGTACATATCACATCGGTTGTGATTATTGTACTAACTCCATAAGGGAAATTAACGGCGATTTTATACCTCTACCGTTTGCAATTCAGCAAATACAAGATTCGCTCATGTTTAAAAAATATGATAAAATAAATATCACAAGTGGCGGGGATACAAGCTATTATCCTTATCTAGAGGAACTTTGCCGAGAAATAGCAAGTATGGGTTTAAATATCCATTTAGGCTATACATCAGGTAAAGGAATAAAAAGCCTACAATCTGCAAAAAATATGGTTGATTATGGGGTTGATGAAGTAACATTTTCAGTTTTTTCAACACAAATCGAACTTAGAAAAGAATGGATGAATGATAAAACTCCAGAAATTTCACTAGAATGTTTAAAACACTTTTGTAAAAATTGTGAGACACATTGTGCAATAGTTGTGGTTCCAGGGGTAAATGATGGGGAAGTTTTAAAGAAAACAATAGCTGATTTAATAGATTGGGGCGCAAATGCTATAATTTTAATGAGATTTGCAAATAAAATAGAAAATGGATTAATTTTTGGAAATGAACCTTTAATTGAGGGTATAAATGTTCAAACAATGGATGAATTTAGGGCTGTTGTAGAAGAAATGTATAATTTATATGGTAATCAAATAAGACTTTCAGGAACGCCAGTTTATGACCCTATAACGGATACACCATTTGCAATATTGAAAGATGAAGAAACAGTGGAAGAATTAAGAAAAAGCATAAGGTCAGAAGCAACACTTATAACAGGTTCGGTTTCATACACTTTCCTTTCAAAAATTTTCAAAGATACCCCTATAAACGTTATAAAGGTTAATAAAGATATTTCAGACCTTATAACAAAAAAAGATTTAGAAACAGTAGATTTAAATGAGTTAAAAGAAACAGTTTTAATTCCTTCAAGAGCTTTAGTTCATGATCGAGATATGGAGGAAATTTTGAAAAAGGATGGAATTGATAGAATTATATTGAGGGGCGTTGATAAATTAACGTTAGATGGTGAAGTTAGTGGTGTTTATACAAAAGAACAAGCAATCGAATTTGAAAAAGAATGTTTCACAGAATTAATTGAAAAAGTAAACTTCTTTGGAAATCCTATAAAAAATAATTAA